DNA from Parvularcula marina:
AGGATCCAGACACGGCATGAACGGCCTCAATGACAGCACCGTCTTGGAACCCACTGTTTGAACTGAAGCTCTCCAAAAATTGGACTGATGCATCCACGTGTGATTTGCGCATGTAAATCTGAGACGCTTCCACATTACGAGCGGCTTCGATCCTGTTCAGTTCTGCGGCTTCTTCAGCCGTCCGGCAAAGCGCCTCGACCGTCAGCAGATCCTGTTGTTCGAGCGCGGCGAGGAGCGCGCGGATACGTACCCGCTCAAAGCGGTCATCCTCGTTTGAGGGATCATAGCTGACCGGCAGGTCATGAGCCTCAGCATAGCTTTGCGTCTCGGTGCGCCGCACCCCGAGCAGAGGCCGGTAGAGCGTCACCGGCTCGCCCGCCCCGCCTGCGATCAGGCGGGTCTCGGGCATCCCCGCAAGGCCCTGGCCTGACCCGCGGCGCAACCGCATGAAGACGGTCTCTGCCTGATCATCAGCTGTATGCGCGGTGACGAGGGTTTCGAGCCCGAGCCTGTTGCAGGCGTCGCAGAGCAGCCGATAGCGCGCGGTGCGGGCATTGGCCTGAAGGTTTCCCTTACTCCGCTCATCCCGGACGGGCGCAGCCCGATCCGGGACCTCATGACGCTGAGGGAGACCCCCGCTTTCGCGGGGATGAGCGGCAGAAGTCCAAACAAGTGTCTCATGGCTGATGCCCCGGGCCGCGCACCATTCAGCGACTTTTGCCGCTTCATACGCTGCTTCAGGCCGGAGGCCATGATCGACCGTCAGCGCGATGATTGGGACGTTTTTCTCATGCAATACATGAAGAAGGGCGAAGCTGTCCGCTCCGCCCGAGACGGCGACCGCCACCGGCTCTCCCGGCGGCAGCGCCCAGTCGAATTTCAGGTCAGCCGTCAGTTGCAGACCGCAGCTGCGCGCTCTTCGGCATATTTGGTGGCAAGGCGCTGTTCCATGTTCGGGAACTTCTTGAGCCCTGCATTGAAGACGCGGCAGGCCTCTTCAGGCCGGTTGAGGCGGGTGAAGGCGATGCCGAGCTTCAGATACGCCTCGGGCGAGCGTGGATCGTCCTTATAATTCGACACATGGTCGAGGAAGATG
Protein-coding regions in this window:
- the tilS gene encoding tRNA lysidine(34) synthetase TilS codes for the protein MAVAVSGGADSFALLHVLHEKNVPIIALTVDHGLRPEAAYEAAKVAEWCAARGISHETLVWTSAAHPRESGGLPQRHEVPDRAAPVRDERSKGNLQANARTARYRLLCDACNRLGLETLVTAHTADDQAETVFMRLRRGSGQGLAGMPETRLIAGGAGEPVTLYRPLLGVRRTETQSYAEAHDLPVSYDPSNEDDRFERVRIRALLAALEQQDLLTVEALCRTAEEAAELNRIEAARNVEASQIYMRKSHVDASVQFLESFSSNSGFQDGAVIEAVHAVSGSSTMPTRYGDLFHNDAGQIETVGRRYSVSTISGVILAYGLHDAFIFREPAALLGRAGGAGGFEPIAVKAGEKHLYDRRFIVHVPEGIAEVTVIKPLGALIPRDIATSTLDRKRISTLPCLTRGDALSHIPAACQDFIAAALSGWKQAEAFLDNVGTFKADSLLEERFSGRVIRF